Below is a window of Congzhengia minquanensis DNA.
GGACAATGGCAACACGCTGCTTCTGACCGCCGGAAAGCTGGGAAGGAAACGCCTCTGCCCGATCGGAAAGCCCAACGCGCCCCAACAGCTCCATTGCCCTTTTTTCCGCTTCCTCTTTGCTTTTTTTCAAAAGCTTTATAGGGGCCAGCGTGAGGTTTTTTAAAACAGTCATGTGGGGAAACAGGTTAAACTGCTGAAACACCATACCCATTTTCCGACGATGGATATTAATGTTCACTTTGGGGTCTGTTATATCGACTCCTTCAAAATAAACATTTCCGGCTGTGGCAGATTCCAAAAGATTCAATGACCTTAAAAAGGTAGACTTTCCGCTGCCTGAAGGGCCGATGATAACCACAACCTCGCCCCGCTTGATTTCTGTTGAAACACCGTCTAAAGCATGTATATGTTCGCCGTAATATTTACACAGTCCTACCGTTTTAATAATGACATTATCGTTCATTTTTACGCAGCCTCCTCTCTAAGATACTTACAAGCTTTGTAAAGAACATAACCATAACAAGATAAATTAGGGCTACGGCAATAAGCGGCAGAAACGGCGAATAGGTTGTGGCACGGATAATATTTCCGCCCATTGTCAAATCCCTAATTGTAACATAGCCCGCAACAGACGTCTCTTTCAGCAAAACAATAAATTCATTTGCAAGTGCAGGAAGCACATTTTTAAATGCCTGAGGAATGATAATATAAATCATGGTGCTTCTGTAATTAAATCCAAGGCTTCTCCCAGCCTCAAACTGCCCCAAGTCAATTGACATTATGCCCGAACGAACAATTTCGGCAACATAAGCACCGGAATTGATTCCAAAGGCAATAATTGCAACCAACAGGCTGTTTCTGGAGGACGCAAAAATTATGTAATACATAATCATCAGCTGAACAACCACAGGCGTTCCCCGAATTACGGTAAGGTAAATCTTACAAATTCCGTTCAGAATCGAGAAAAGTATTTTTTTTATGCCCTTGTTCATTTCGGAATACGTCTTGTCGTAGCTCGATCTTACAATCGCTACAACAGCACCAAGAAAAAGACCTAAAATAAGCGAAAAAAACGTAATGATAAGGGTATTTTTAAGGCCGCTTGTAATAAACGTCCATCTTTGTTTTTCTACAAAATTAAGAATAAAATCTGCTTTAAAATCAGCAAACCACGCCATAAAACGATCCATATTTTCACCCCAACTTGTAAAGGTAGAAAAATGGGGACGGAGATGCTCCGCCCCCATGATTTCTTCTAAAATTATTTGTTGTTTGCCGCAACATAAGCCTTGGCAGGCTCGTTGTCAATAATTACGCAGTCAACCTTACCCGTAATCAGCGCCTGAACCGCTTCGTTACCAGAAGCGTATTTCATAACTCTGTCCGCGCCGAAATCCTCTTCCGCATAAATATCACCTGTTGTACCCTTCTGTGTACCTACGAGGTAGTTTTTCCCTTCTGCATAAAGGTCGTCGACAGATGTAATTTCGCTGTTCTCCGGAACGATGACCGACTGGATGCCGGTTGCATAACTGGAAGAAAAACTGATGTTTGCAAGTCTTTCCTCTGTAACGGTCATGCCAGCCATACCAAAGTCAGATTTACCCGTTTGAACCGATGTAATAATCGCGTCAAATTCCATATCGTCAATCACAAGCTTTTTATCCAGCTTGTCGGCAATTGCACTAGCCATTTCAGCATCAATGCCGACGATTTTCTCACCGTCGTAGAACTCATAAGGCGGGAACTGTGCGTTGGTAGCCATATGAATTTCTTCTTTTCCTTCAGCATCAGCCTGAAAAACAAGGTCATGCTGTTTGTCTGAAATATATTTGTCAACAATGGCCTGGGCTGTTCCGTCGGCTGTAAGTTCCTCAAGAGCTTTGTTAATGCTTTCTAAAAGCGCCGTGTTTTCTTTTGCCACACATACTGCATAATCTTCAACAGCATATTCCGTGTCAAGGATTTTTAAAGAAACCTTACCGTTACTGCCGCCTGCGGCGCTGTTTCCTGCATTGTTTCCTCCGCATGCTACCAGTGAAAATGCCGTAATTACGGCAACCGTCAGTGCTAATAATTTTTTCATAAATACTCTTTACCTTTCCGCTCACATAATATTTTAACAATGCACACACGTGAGCCATGTGTTAACAGGTAAATGCATAAACTTACATTTTTGTGCATAAACCCCTCCTAAAAATCTTTTTAATTATATCATTACTTTCAAATTTTGTCAATCAAAAAAGCACAATTTTTTCATATATATTCTGCTTTTAGAAAATAAATTCGAAATTATCATTGATTTTTGCGCAGAAAATGGTATAATGTATTTATGTGGTTTTTTTTATGATGGTAGATTGGGATAAAAACTGTAGTTTTAAATGAAAAAAGACTCTATCGAATATTTTTTCGGAGGTTTGATAAGTTTGGAAAAACTGGTGATAAAAGGGGGCAAGCGGCTTTGCGGCGAGGTCACTATCGGCGGCGCAAAAAACGCGGCCGTCGCGATTATTCCGGCGGCTATTTTGGTCGACGGCCCCTGTACCATTGAAAATGTGCCGGCAATTAAAGATGTTACTGTTATCTGCGGAATTTTAGAAGAACTTGGCGCAACGGTAGAATTTTTAGATAAATATACCTTAAGAATTGATTGCTCGAAAGTGGATAAATATACAGCGCCATACGAAATGGTACGGCGGATGCGTGCATCTTATTACCTTTTGGGTGCACTTTTGGGAAGGCTGAAAAAGGCCGACGTGGCAATGCCCGGCGGGTGTAATTTTGGCTGCCGCCCCATTGACCAGCATTTGAAAGGATTTCGAGCTTTGGGCGCTACGGTGTTTGAATCCTCTGACAGCGATGCAATTTTGGCCGAGACTGACGGTTTGGTGGGCACCAATATTTATCTTGATGTCGTAAGCGTTGGCGCAACCATCAACATTATGCTGGCAGCGACTCTGGCAAAGGGCGTTACGATTATTGAAAACGTTGCCAAAGAGCCTCACATTGTTGACGTGGCAAACTTTTTAAACGCCATGGGCGCTAAAATTAAAGGCGCCGGCACCGATGTGATTAAGGTTTACGGTGCAGAACGGCTTCACGGCGGTACATACTCCATTATTCCCGACCAGATTGAAGCGGGAACCTTTATGGTAGCTGCTGCCGCTACAAACGGCGACATTTTAGTGAAAAATGTAATTCCGAAGCATATGGACTCCATCAGCGCGAAACTCATTGAGACCGGTGCTGAGGTAATTGAATATGACGACAGCATTCGCGTACGCGGGGCGGAGGTCGTAAAACAGGTAAATATTAAAACGCTTCCCTACCCCGGTTTTCCAACCGACATGCAGCCCCAGTTCGTGGCACTGCTTTCCGCAGCAAAGGGAACGAGCATTGTGACGGAAAGCGTTTGGGAATCCCGGTTTCAATATGTGGATGAACTAATTCGCATGGGGGCCGATATAACCATTAACGCTAGAACTGCTGTAATTAAGGGCATTCCCGCTTTAAGCGGTGCCATTGTAAGATCAACTGATCTTCGCGGCGGCGCTGGAATGGTTATAGCAGGCCTGATGGCTAGCGGCGTTACCGAAATTACAGACATTCAATATATTGACCGTGGCTATGAAAAAATGGAAGAAAAG
It encodes the following:
- a CDS encoding amino acid ABC transporter ATP-binding protein, which gives rise to MNDNVIIKTVGLCKYYGEHIHALDGVSTEIKRGEVVVIIGPSGSGKSTFLRSLNLLESATAGNVYFEGVDITDPKVNINIHRRKMGMVFQQFNLFPHMTVLKNLTLAPIKLLKKSKEEAEKRAMELLGRVGLSDRAEAFPSQLSGGQKQRVAIVRALCMDPDVMLFDEPTSALDPEMVGEVLDVMKKLANDGMTMAVVTHEMGFARDVADRVIFMCDGKILEENTPDEFFTNPKDERARQFLKSIL
- a CDS encoding amino acid ABC transporter permease, translated to MDRFMAWFADFKADFILNFVEKQRWTFITSGLKNTLIITFFSLILGLFLGAVVAIVRSSYDKTYSEMNKGIKKILFSILNGICKIYLTVIRGTPVVVQLMIMYYIIFASSRNSLLVAIIAFGINSGAYVAEIVRSGIMSIDLGQFEAGRSLGFNYRSTMIYIIIPQAFKNVLPALANEFIVLLKETSVAGYVTIRDLTMGGNIIRATTYSPFLPLIAVALIYLVMVMFFTKLVSILERRLRKNER
- a CDS encoding ABC transporter substrate-binding protein → MKKLLALTVAVITAFSLVACGGNNAGNSAAGGSNGKVSLKILDTEYAVEDYAVCVAKENTALLESINKALEELTADGTAQAIVDKYISDKQHDLVFQADAEGKEEIHMATNAQFPPYEFYDGEKIVGIDAEMASAIADKLDKKLVIDDMEFDAIITSVQTGKSDFGMAGMTVTEERLANISFSSSYATGIQSVIVPENSEITSVDDLYAEGKNYLVGTQKGTTGDIYAEEDFGADRVMKYASGNEAVQALITGKVDCVIIDNEPAKAYVAANNK
- a CDS encoding UDP-N-acetylglucosamine 1-carboxyvinyltransferase, with protein sequence MEKLVIKGGKRLCGEVTIGGAKNAAVAIIPAAILVDGPCTIENVPAIKDVTVICGILEELGATVEFLDKYTLRIDCSKVDKYTAPYEMVRRMRASYYLLGALLGRLKKADVAMPGGCNFGCRPIDQHLKGFRALGATVFESSDSDAILAETDGLVGTNIYLDVVSVGATINIMLAATLAKGVTIIENVAKEPHIVDVANFLNAMGAKIKGAGTDVIKVYGAERLHGGTYSIIPDQIEAGTFMVAAAATNGDILVKNVIPKHMDSISAKLIETGAEVIEYDDSIRVRGAEVVKQVNIKTLPYPGFPTDMQPQFVALLSAAKGTSIVTESVWESRFQYVDELIRMGADITINARTAVIKGIPALSGAIVRSTDLRGGAGMVIAGLMASGVTEITDIQYIDRGYEKMEEKFKALGADISRVDE